A genome region from Candidatus Eremiobacterota bacterium includes the following:
- the mtnA gene encoding S-methyl-5-thioribose-1-phosphate isomerase: MDSVWYDGDAVGFLDQRALPRAVVRERAASVEAVVDAIRTLAVRGAPAIGIFGAYGVALAARLHAGDRGAYEAAAALIRAARPTAVNLAWAVDRVLRAPAGEELAEAQRIHDEQRDVDRRIAEASVELFPARGNVLTHCNTGPIATGGDGTALGCFIAAHRAGKALHIFVDETRPLLQGARLTMFELREAGVPATLIVDSAAAITLQRKAVRAVVVGADRIARNGDTANKIGTYGVAIAAAHHGIPFYVAAPRSTFDFALASGDEIPIEERAADEVRIAEDDPVYNPAFDVTPGRLITGFITEYGVVRAPYEDAIADLQHRPRIPLPVA; this comes from the coding sequence GTGGATTCGGTTTGGTACGACGGCGACGCCGTCGGGTTTCTCGATCAGCGGGCGCTTCCGCGCGCCGTCGTGCGCGAGCGCGCCGCCAGCGTCGAGGCGGTCGTCGACGCGATTCGGACCCTGGCGGTCCGCGGCGCCCCGGCGATCGGGATCTTCGGCGCGTACGGCGTCGCGCTGGCCGCCCGGCTGCACGCCGGCGACCGAGGCGCCTACGAAGCGGCCGCGGCGCTGATTCGCGCAGCCCGGCCGACTGCGGTCAACTTGGCCTGGGCGGTCGACCGCGTCTTGCGCGCGCCGGCCGGTGAGGAGCTGGCCGAGGCGCAGCGGATCCACGACGAGCAGCGCGACGTCGACCGGCGCATCGCCGAGGCGTCGGTCGAGCTGTTCCCGGCGCGCGGGAACGTGCTCACGCACTGCAACACCGGCCCGATCGCGACCGGCGGCGACGGCACCGCGCTGGGCTGCTTCATTGCGGCGCACCGCGCCGGCAAGGCGCTGCACATTTTCGTCGACGAGACGCGCCCGCTGCTGCAGGGCGCGCGCCTGACGATGTTCGAGCTGCGCGAGGCCGGCGTCCCGGCGACGCTGATCGTCGACAGCGCCGCGGCGATCACGCTGCAGCGCAAAGCAGTGCGCGCCGTCGTCGTCGGCGCCGACCGCATCGCGCGCAACGGCGACACCGCGAACAAGATCGGCACGTACGGCGTCGCGATCGCCGCCGCGCACCACGGCATTCCGTTCTACGTCGCCGCGCCGCGCTCGACGTTCGATTTCGCGCTCGCGTCGGGTGATGAGATTCCGATCGAGGAGCGCGCCGCCGACGAGGTTCGCATTGCGGAGGACGATCCCGTCTACAATCCCGCTTTCGACGTGACGCCGGGCCGCTTGATCACCGGCTTCATCACCGAGTACGGCGTCGTGCGCGCGCCGTACGAGGACGCGATCGCCGATCTGCAGCACCGTCCGCGCATTCCGCTGCCCGTCGCGTGA